Proteins encoded together in one Mugil cephalus isolate CIBA_MC_2020 chromosome 16, CIBA_Mcephalus_1.1, whole genome shotgun sequence window:
- the LOC125022114 gene encoding kelch-like protein 10 translates to MSEQGRPSCKLRSAINELRLEGRFCDAVIKVQDVEFQIHKIILCNCTPYFRALFTRWSDPNQKVFNMSPDMTPDIMQLIIEFAYTGSVSVTKDNVQALMVAADQLNVMGVVQTCCDFLAGHICPENCVGLWQFTNVCSSTELHSKAFRYIIDHFVEVIYCKEFLQLSVHELTDVLARDDLNVKTESTVYEAVVRWIQHVPEERGLHMGALFPKVRLGLLSATYIRTNMLPCDLVKDNPECLAIVTDFLAGKSTAKHLCKSFFRARLPNAILFAIGGWSGGDPTNAIEAYDVRADCWINVTNNLERPRAYHGAVFLNGYVYCVGGFDRAEHFNSMRRLDLKTHTWQEVAPMYCRRCYVSVTVLNGCIYVMGGYNGHARLNSAEYYRPEINQWSQVAPMHEQRSDASCTTLHNKIYICGGFNGNECLQTAECYSPVTNQWTMISHMNSRRSGVGVIAYEGQVYAVGGFDGHNRLHSTEAYNPQTNTWHDMSPMVTPRSNFGIEVIDDRLFAIGGFNGYTTTYNVEYYEATTNRWTVVCDMEIYRSALSCCVVSGLPNLSEYAAPRDALLTHVEEVEEEKEESPAP, encoded by the exons ATGAGCGAACAAGGCCGGCCGTCGTGCAAACTGAGATCGGCGATCAATGAGCTCCGGTTGGAGGGGAGATTTTGTGACGCCGTCATCAAAGTCCAGGATGTGGAGTTTCAAATCCACAAGATCATCCTGTGTAACTGCACCCCGTACTTCCG AGCTCTCTTCACACGGTGGTCAGACCCCAACCAGAAGGTCTTCAACATGTCTCCTGACATGACACCCGACATCATGCAGCTCATCATTGAGTTCGCGTACACCGGCTCCGTCTCCGTGACCAAGGACAACGTGCAGGCCCTCATGGTGGCGGCCGATCAGCTCAACGTAATGGGTGTCGTACAAACCTGCTGCGACTTCTTAGCTGGGCACATCTGCCCGGAGAACTGCGTCGGCCTCTGGCAGTTCACAAACGTCTGCTCCTCCACCGAGCTGCACTCGAAGGCCTTCCGCTACATCATCGATCACTTTGTGGAGGTCATTTACTGTAAAGAGTTCCTGCAGCTCTCTGTGCACGAGCTGACAGATGTCCTTGCCAGAGACGATCTCAACGTGAAAACGGAGAGCACTGTATATGAGGCCGTGGTCAGGTGGATCCAGCATGTTCCTGAAGAACGAGGACTGCACATGGGCGCTCTCTTTCCTAAG GTCCGACTGGGTCTGTTGAGTGCAACTTACATCAGGACCAATATGCTGCCCTGTGACCTGGTGAAGGACAACCCTGAATGCCTGGCCATCGTCACTGATTTCCTCGCAGGAAAGTCCACCGCGAAACACCTCTGCAAATCGTTTTTCCGTGCTCGCCTTCCTAATGCCATCCTGTTCGCCATCGGGGGCTGGAGTGGTGGTGATCCAACCAACGCCATTGAGGCGTATGATGTCCGGGCTGACTGCTGGATCAACGTGACCAACAATCTTGAGCGTCCTCGTGCCTACCACGGCGCTGTCTTCCTCAATGGCTACGTCTACTGTGTCGGCGGGTTTGACAGAGCGGAGCATTTCAACAGCATGCGCAGGCTggacctgaaaacacacacctggCAAGAGGTGGCCCCGATGTACTGTCGCCGCTGCTACGTGAGCGTGACTGTGCTGAACGGGTGCATCTATGTCATGGGAGGCTACAACGGACATGCGCGACTCAACAGTGCAGAGTACTACCGTCCCGAAATCAACCAGTGGAGTCAAGTTGCGCCCATGCACGAGCAAAGGAGTGACGCCAGCTGCACGACTCTCCACAACAAG ATTTACATTTGTGGTGGATTCAATGGGAACGAGTGCCTGCAAACAGCAGAGTGTTACAGCCCGGTGACTAACCAGTGGACAATGATCTCTCACATGAACAGCCGGCGCAGTGGAGTAGGAGTCATTGCATATGAAGGTCAGGTCTATGCA GTCGGTGGCTTTGATGGACACAACCGTCTGCACAGCACTGAGGCGTACAACCCTCAGACCAATACCTGGCACGATATGTCCCCCATGGTGACCCCCCGCAGCAACTTTGGGATTGAAGTGATTGACGACCGCCTCTTTGCCATTGGGGGATTCAACGGCTACACCACCACTTACAACGTAGAATACTACGAGGCTACGACTAACCGGTGGACCGTGGTCTGCGATATGGAGATCTACCGCAGCGCCCTGagctgctgtgttgtgtctggACTCCCCAACTTGTCTGAGTACGCTGCCCCTCGTGACGCCCTGCTTACACAtgtagaggaggtggaggaggagaaggaggagtcaCCAGCCCCCTGA
- the LOC125022920 gene encoding sulfotransferase 2A1-like — translation MTEADLYIQYKGIYLPSLVHTAYSLKQYEEFIFRPDDIIIATYPKSGTTWMQEIVPLVVSGGDPESVESLPNWDRVPWLEIHQTSDLALSKRPPPRMFATHFHHNMMPPSFFEVKPKVIYVMRNPKDVFTSSFHFNGMTTFLVNEMSQSEYLKKFLEGKAAYGSWFDHVKGWLNAEDKENVMYIAYEEMITDLKDSVSRISRFLEKPLDADIVEKIADRCLFKNMKQNNMSNYSAVPEEFMGQAKLDFLRKGIVGDWKNLLTDAEVELFDAIYQNKMKDVKYEFAWD, via the exons ATGACTGAGGCAGActtatacatacagtacaaggGCATCTATTTGCCGTCCCTTGTGCACACTGCATACAGCCTGAAGCAGTACGAGGAGTTTATTTTCCGCCCAGATGATATCATCATCGCTACATATCCCAAGTCAG GTACGACCTGGATGCAGGAGATCGTCCCTCTGGTCGTCAGCGGAGGAGACCCAGAATCTGTTGAGAGTCTTCCAAACTGGGATCGTGTTCCCTGGCTGGAAATTCATCAGACCAGTGACCTTGCCCTTTCAAAACGGCCACCCCCACGGATGTTTGCAACACACTTTCACCACAACATGATGCCACCATCCTTCTTTGAAGTAAAGCCAAAG GTGATCTACGTCATGAGGAACCCCAAAGATGTGTTTACGTCCTCCTTCCACTTTAATGGGATGACCACCTTCCTGGTGAATGAAATGTCACAGAGCGAGTACCTTAAAAAGTTCCTTGAGGGAAAAG CTGCGTATGGCTCCTGGTTCGATCATGTGAAGGGCTGGCTGAATGCCGAGGATAAGGAGAACGTAATGTACATCGCATATGAAGAGATGATAacg GACCTGAAGGACTCCGTGTCCAGAATCTCTCGGTTCTTGGAGAAGCCTCTGGACGCCGACATTGTGGAGAAGATAGCCGACCGGTGTCTGTTCAAGAACATGAAGCAGAACAACATGTCCAACTACTCCGCGGTCCCCGAGGAATTCATGGGCCAGGCAAAGCTCGACTTCCTCAGAAAAG GAATCGTTGGAGACTGGAAGAACCTTCTAACAGACGCAGAAGTGGAGCTCTTTGATGCCATTtaccaaaacaaaatgaaagatgtgaaatatgaatttgcatgggattaa
- the LOC125022919 gene encoding sulfotransferase 2A1-like yields MTPERGRDRKSCRLVTVVNAKSRAFSSLSVTMTESDLYTLYKGVYMPKSLHPPRSLKFYEEFTFRPDDIIIVTYPKSGTTWMQEILPLIISRGDTTSIETLPNWDRVPWLEEQRAVVLNLDERPSPRLFATHFQYNMMPPSFFEAKPKVIYVMRNPKDVFTSSFHFYGMASFLVNPGSQGEFLHKFLDGKVMFGTWFDHVKGWLNAEDKEHIMYLAYEEMITDLKDSVSRISRFLGKPLDAEVVEKIADRCLFKNMRKNNMSNYSAVPQEFMDQTKCQFLRKGIAGDWKNLFTVAEAEYFDAVYKDKMKDVQYKFVWD; encoded by the exons ATGACgccggagagagggagagaccgGAAGAGTTGTAGACTAGTAACAGTAGTCAATGCCAAGTCCAGAGCCTTCAGCAGTCTGTCTGTGACGATGACTGAATCAGACTTATACACGCTGTACAAAGGGGTCTATATGCCCAAATCTTTGCACCCACCTCGCAGCCTGAAGTTCTACGAGGAATTCACCTTCCGGCCAGATGATATCATCATAGTGACATATCCCAAGTCAG gGACGACCTGGATGCAGGAGATCCTCCCTCTGATTATTAGCAGGGGGGACACGACTTCTATCGAGACGCTCCCAAACTGGGACCGTGTTCCCTGGCTGGAGGAGCAGCGGGCCGTCGTGCTTAACCTGGATGAAAGGCCGTCCCCACGCCTGTTCGCAACGCACTTCCAATACAACATGATGCCACCCTCTTTCTTTGAAGCGAAGCCAAAG GTGATCTACGTCATGAGGAACCCGAAAGACGTGTTTACGTCCTCCTTTCACTTTTATGGGATGGCGTCCTTCCTGGTGAACCCAGGCTCGCAGGGCGAATTCCTCCACAAGTTCCTCGACGGAAAAG TTATGTTCGGCACCTGGTTCGATCATGTGAAGGGCTGGCTGAATGCCGAGGATAAGGAGCACATAATGTACCTCGCCTATGAAGAAATGATAACA GACCTCAAGGACTCCGTGTCCAGAATCTCTCGGTTCTTGGGGAAACCTCTGGACGCCGAGGTTGTGGAGAAGATAGCCGACCGGTGTCTGTTCAAGAACATGAGGAAGAACAACATGTCCAACTACTCTGCGGTTCCTCAGGAATTCATGGACCAGACAAAGTGCCAGTTCCTTCGGAAAG GGATTGCCGGAGACTGGAAAAATCTGTTCACAGTGGCAGAGGCCGAGTACTTTGACGCCGTTTACAAGGACAAAATGAAGGATGTCCAGTATAAATTTGTGTGGGATTAA